One genomic window of Streptomyces sp. WP-1 includes the following:
- the tgmB gene encoding ATP-grasp ribosomal peptide maturase, whose protein sequence is MTEEKPVLVATEADDITADMVITELNRRDVPVVRFNLADIGEDLTVSARFGTCPTPVVGQVRTPSRTADVTQVRSVYWRRPEWPTFPHLSPDDSRFAAAQVRYGLGGTLYALSGPLWVNHPLRVAAADYKPAQLVLAQQLGFTIPPTLVTNDPDEAREFVRAQEQSIFKTLRWTPYTRDRVPVTGWADPVTADEIDDSVRFAPHLFQARVDKVADVRVLLVGRHTFAVRIDSDLLDWRKDYSALTYTVEHLPDRVAKALHAYLDRLDLVSGSFDLAVDRAGDYWWLELNPNGQWGWLETETGLPMSSAFADLLVQGDRR, encoded by the coding sequence ATGACCGAGGAGAAGCCGGTTCTGGTGGCCACCGAGGCGGACGACATCACCGCCGACATGGTGATCACCGAACTCAACCGGCGCGATGTGCCGGTGGTCCGGTTCAACCTCGCCGACATCGGCGAGGACCTCACGGTCTCGGCTCGGTTCGGCACCTGCCCGACACCGGTGGTTGGGCAGGTGCGCACCCCGTCGAGAACCGCTGATGTGACCCAAGTCCGCTCGGTGTACTGGCGCCGCCCGGAATGGCCCACGTTTCCCCACCTGTCCCCTGACGACTCCCGGTTCGCGGCAGCGCAGGTCCGCTACGGACTCGGTGGCACCCTCTACGCCCTGAGCGGCCCGCTCTGGGTCAACCACCCCCTGCGCGTCGCCGCAGCCGACTACAAACCCGCGCAGCTCGTTCTCGCCCAGCAACTCGGCTTCACCATCCCGCCCACCCTTGTCACCAACGACCCGGACGAAGCGCGCGAGTTCGTCCGCGCTCAGGAGCAGTCGATCTTCAAGACACTGCGATGGACCCCCTACACGCGTGACCGCGTGCCGGTGACTGGCTGGGCGGACCCAGTCACCGCCGACGAGATCGACGACAGCGTCCGGTTCGCCCCCCATTTGTTCCAAGCCCGTGTAGACAAGGTCGCCGATGTCCGCGTGCTGCTCGTAGGCCGGCATACGTTCGCCGTACGCATCGACTCCGACCTCTTGGACTGGCGCAAGGACTACAGCGCGCTGACCTACACCGTGGAGCACCTTCCCGACCGTGTGGCCAAGGCGCTGCACGCCTACCTGGACCGACTGGATCTGGTATCGGGAAGCTTCGACCTCGCGGTCGACCGCGCGGGGGACTACTGGTGGCTGGAGCTGAATCCCAACGGACAGTGGGGGTGGCTGGAGACCGAGACCGGCCTTCCGATGTCCAGCGCCTTCGCCGACCTACTCGTACAAGGAGACCGCCGATGA
- the tgmC gene encoding ATP-grasp peptide maturase system methyltransferase — MTDPASERRRMVTVLMDEGVLKSPWLRAAVEAVSRERFLRPGVFLDEGRTWRPVTAADTDPDEWVKTAYSVDTLTTQLDGHLTADQADGPVIGVPTSSSTDPATVVGMIENLDLATGHRVLEIGTGTGYSTALLCHYLGEDNVATVEVDAQVAARADAALEAAGFSTWTVTGDGLLGHPYRAPYDRVIATCAVRRIPYAWIRQTRPGGVVLGTVGSWPWGTGLAKLAVGDDGTAEGSIVGRSSFMQARAQAVAPVAGDLSARTAYADSERRTRVPPLVLEEWMPAFLAQLAAPGAQFVRATDGDGSPLRYLFDPERESFAEFFLDGENWAVRQGGPMALWDDVERSLVAWRDAGAPEIDSVRLRVTPASHRYWIDQAPSLRWEHRIA; from the coding sequence ATGACCGACCCGGCATCCGAGCGGCGTCGCATGGTGACCGTGCTCATGGACGAAGGTGTCCTGAAATCCCCATGGCTGCGTGCGGCCGTCGAGGCCGTCTCCCGTGAGCGGTTCCTCCGCCCCGGAGTCTTCCTGGACGAGGGGCGGACCTGGCGGCCCGTCACCGCCGCCGACACGGACCCGGACGAGTGGGTGAAGACCGCGTACAGCGTCGACACCCTCACCACCCAGCTCGACGGCCACCTCACCGCCGACCAGGCCGACGGACCCGTCATAGGCGTGCCCACGTCCTCCTCGACCGACCCGGCCACCGTCGTCGGCATGATCGAGAACCTGGACCTCGCGACGGGCCACCGAGTCCTGGAGATCGGCACAGGCACCGGCTACTCCACGGCCCTGCTGTGCCACTACCTCGGCGAGGACAACGTCGCCACGGTCGAGGTCGACGCACAGGTGGCCGCGCGCGCCGATGCCGCTCTCGAAGCCGCCGGCTTCTCGACGTGGACGGTGACGGGCGACGGGCTGCTCGGCCACCCGTACCGGGCACCCTACGACCGGGTCATCGCCACCTGCGCGGTCCGCCGCATCCCGTACGCGTGGATCAGGCAGACGAGACCCGGAGGCGTCGTCCTCGGCACGGTCGGCTCGTGGCCGTGGGGAACCGGCCTCGCGAAACTGGCCGTCGGCGATGACGGCACCGCCGAGGGCTCGATCGTCGGGCGCTCCTCCTTCATGCAGGCGCGAGCCCAGGCAGTGGCCCCCGTGGCCGGCGATCTCTCCGCCCGGACCGCGTACGCGGACAGCGAGCGGCGCACTCGGGTGCCTCCTCTTGTCCTGGAGGAGTGGATGCCCGCCTTCCTTGCGCAGTTGGCGGCGCCGGGCGCTCAGTTCGTCCGCGCGACGGACGGTGACGGGTCGCCCTTGCGGTACCTGTTCGATCCGGAGAGGGAGTCGTTCGCCGAGTTCTTCCTCGACGGCGAGAACTGGGCCGTCCGCCAAGGCGGCCCGATGGCCCTGTGGGACGACGTGGAACGTTCCCTCGTCGCCTGGCGGGACGCCGGGGCTCCGGAGATCGACTCCGTACGGCTCCGCGTGACGCCCGCGTCCCACCGGTACTGGATCGACCAGGCCCCCTCCCTGCGCTGGGAGCACCGGATCGCCTGA
- a CDS encoding serine hydrolase, with protein MTQDIAVHGTVAEGFEAVHEEFAGLVAGERDDYEGQLCAYVRGRCVVDLWAGETGTGDALYGVFSATKGAAHLVTALLVQDGTLELDRKVTYYWPEFGAEGKGELTLRDLLAHRAGLVGTDAGFTRAELADDRAIAEHLADQRPFWRPGAAFGYHALVIGALTGEVVRRATGRTIQDLYEDRVRAPYGLDFYLGLPATADPRFRAAQPLLPAPGQQALIDASPRGPHTLEAIAFNRHGAEPTDLERLYEDPLIRAKGPASAGGIASARGLARMYAAMIGEVDGKAPLLKADTVAEFGRIHSAGYDLVTRDHRSFGLGFQATADLWHPFLGAGSVGHSGANGTQAFADPHAALAYGYTRRRFTFPHGAAPENDRLVRAVHRAATAAG; from the coding sequence ATGACGCAGGACATCGCCGTGCACGGCACGGTCGCCGAGGGGTTCGAGGCGGTACACGAGGAATTCGCCGGGTTAGTCGCCGGCGAACGGGACGACTACGAGGGCCAGTTGTGCGCCTATGTGCGCGGGCGATGCGTGGTGGACCTGTGGGCGGGGGAGACCGGCACCGGTGACGCGCTGTACGGCGTGTTCTCGGCCACCAAGGGCGCGGCCCACCTGGTCACGGCGCTGCTGGTGCAGGACGGCACGCTGGAACTGGACCGCAAAGTCACGTACTACTGGCCCGAGTTCGGGGCCGAGGGCAAGGGCGAGCTGACCCTGCGGGACCTGCTCGCGCACCGGGCCGGACTCGTCGGCACCGACGCCGGGTTCACCCGCGCCGAACTGGCGGACGACCGTGCGATCGCCGAACACCTCGCCGACCAGCGCCCGTTCTGGCGCCCGGGAGCCGCGTTCGGCTACCACGCCCTGGTCATCGGCGCGTTGACGGGCGAGGTGGTGCGCCGGGCGACCGGCCGTACGATCCAGGACCTGTACGAGGACCGGGTCCGCGCCCCCTACGGGCTGGACTTCTACCTGGGCCTCCCCGCCACCGCAGACCCCCGCTTCCGCGCCGCCCAGCCGCTGCTCCCCGCCCCCGGGCAGCAGGCGCTCATCGACGCCTCCCCGCGCGGCCCGCACACCCTGGAGGCGATCGCCTTCAACCGGCACGGCGCCGAACCGACCGACCTGGAGCGGCTGTACGAGGACCCGCTGATCCGCGCCAAGGGCCCCGCCTCGGCGGGCGGCATCGCCTCCGCGCGGGGGCTCGCGCGGATGTACGCGGCGATGATCGGGGAGGTCGACGGCAAGGCGCCGCTGCTGAAGGCGGACACCGTCGCCGAGTTCGGCCGGATCCACTCCGCCGGCTACGACCTCGTGACCCGCGACCACCGTTCCTTCGGCCTCGGCTTCCAGGCCACCGCCGACCTCTGGCACCCCTTCCTGGGCGCCGGTTCCGTGGGCCACAGCGGCGCCAACGGCACCCAGGCGTTCGCCGACCCGCACGCCGCCCTGGCGTACGGGTACACCCGGCGACGGTTCACCTTCCCGCACGGGGCGGCGCCGGAGAACGACCGGCTGGTGCGGGCGGTGCATCGGGCGGCGACGGCCGCCGGGTGA
- a CDS encoding Lrp/AsnC family transcriptional regulator, translating to MPDALDRQIIRALQCSARAPFARIAEAVGASEQTVARRYQALVRSGVVRVHGRVVPASYGQVEWVARIACRPDRVGALAEALVRRPEVSFARLASGGSEIICLLRSSAGDSGDTVLLKELPRTSAVLNLHIDMILHDFGTGLSAEWNGYGGRLTAEQQALLTAGTAPPSGPYREITDEDRPLLAALAEDGRATHARLAAETGWSKGRVLRRLAALEESGTLAYDVDLLSEPLGHHLHATLWLRVPPHRLEAVGEEIARHDQIAFAGAISGPHNIMAIAICRDTDDLYRFLTRQIASIPDIVGYEVSIRVRGLKQAGSLITGGRLTPAPGPYVRPRGTGRGERPRGSKGT from the coding sequence ATGCCCGACGCCCTGGACCGACAGATCATCCGCGCCCTCCAGTGCTCGGCGCGCGCCCCTTTCGCCCGGATCGCCGAGGCCGTGGGCGCTTCGGAGCAGACCGTCGCCCGCCGCTACCAGGCGCTGGTGCGCAGCGGTGTGGTCCGCGTCCACGGCCGGGTCGTGCCCGCCTCGTACGGGCAGGTCGAGTGGGTCGCCCGGATCGCCTGCCGGCCCGACCGGGTGGGGGCGCTGGCCGAGGCCCTGGTCCGCCGCCCCGAGGTGTCGTTCGCACGGCTCGCCTCGGGCGGCTCGGAGATCATCTGCCTGCTGCGCTCCTCGGCGGGCGACTCCGGGGACACCGTTCTCCTGAAGGAACTCCCCCGCACCTCGGCCGTGCTGAACCTGCACATCGACATGATCCTGCACGACTTCGGCACCGGGCTGTCCGCCGAATGGAACGGCTACGGCGGCCGTCTGACGGCGGAGCAGCAGGCGCTGCTGACCGCCGGCACCGCGCCCCCGTCGGGGCCGTACCGGGAGATCACGGACGAGGACCGGCCGCTGCTCGCCGCGCTCGCCGAGGACGGCCGCGCCACCCATGCCCGGCTGGCCGCCGAGACGGGCTGGAGCAAGGGCCGGGTCCTGCGCCGCTTGGCGGCGCTGGAGGAGTCCGGCACCCTCGCCTACGACGTGGACCTGCTCTCCGAACCGCTCGGGCACCATCTCCACGCCACGCTCTGGCTCCGGGTCCCGCCGCACCGGCTGGAGGCGGTCGGCGAGGAGATCGCCCGGCACGACCAGATCGCCTTCGCCGGTGCCATCAGCGGACCGCACAACATCATGGCCATCGCCATCTGCCGTGACACCGACGACCTCTACCGCTTCCTGACCCGGCAGATCGCGTCGATCCCGGACATCGTCGGCTATGAGGTGAGCATCCGCGTCCGCGGCCTGAAGCAGGCCGGTTCCCTCATCACCGGGGGGCGTCTCACACCGGCCCCGGGGCCCTACGTCCGCCCGAGGGGCACGGGCCGCGGTGAGCGGCCCCGCGGCTCAAAGGGGACATGA
- a CDS encoding DHA2 family efflux MFS transporter permease subunit, giving the protein MRKWLPLLAVCLGSFMLLIDVTIVNVALPDMSLALHSTFASLQWVIDAYALALAVVLLGVGALADLTGHRRVYLGGLVAFALASAVCGAAPNPGLLIAARAVQGLGGAAMFATAFPLLNASYQGRDRGTAYGVWGAVSGAAAAVGPVLGGLLTEAVDWRWIFYVNIPISVVAVLLAVKALSADRPTSGRRPDWTGTVLFTVAAAALVLGVIRAQEHGWTSGAVLGLFALAVVAFVVFLVVQARSPHAMLDLSLFRSRSFTGIMIASLTVNVAAFAMLAYTSIWLQSLLGLTPLEAGLTGLPLSVASFFTSLVVGRFLHGVRPQLLIGVGMVLIGAGALAESLLIGAGSDWTALIVGYAVIGVGVGATLPTLGSSATAAVGWQRAGMAAGATNSARQLGHAIGIAVLGSVFASSSAAWLTDHHVRGGAALGRALSGGGAGHVLAATPPAGRAELADALHGAAAHALRAGFTVAGVVGLAAGLLALLLMRPQRVAPAVEQPPVPAHA; this is encoded by the coding sequence ATGCGTAAGTGGCTGCCCCTCCTGGCGGTCTGTCTCGGCTCGTTCATGCTGCTGATCGACGTCACCATCGTGAATGTCGCCCTCCCCGACATGTCCCTCGCCCTGCACAGCACGTTCGCCTCGCTGCAATGGGTGATCGACGCCTACGCCCTGGCCCTCGCCGTGGTGCTGCTCGGCGTGGGAGCGCTCGCCGACCTGACCGGGCACCGGCGCGTCTACCTGGGCGGCCTCGTGGCCTTCGCGCTCGCCTCCGCGGTGTGCGGCGCGGCGCCGAACCCGGGCCTGCTGATCGCGGCCCGTGCCGTGCAGGGGCTCGGGGGCGCGGCGATGTTCGCGACCGCCTTCCCGCTCCTGAACGCCTCCTACCAGGGGCGCGACCGGGGCACCGCGTACGGCGTGTGGGGCGCGGTCTCCGGCGCCGCCGCCGCGGTCGGCCCCGTCCTCGGCGGTCTGCTCACCGAGGCCGTCGACTGGCGGTGGATCTTCTACGTCAACATCCCGATCAGTGTGGTGGCGGTCCTGCTGGCCGTGAAGGCCCTGTCCGCGGACCGGCCCACGTCCGGGCGCCGCCCCGACTGGACGGGAACCGTGCTGTTCACCGTGGCCGCCGCGGCCCTCGTCCTCGGGGTGATCCGCGCCCAGGAGCACGGCTGGACCTCCGGCGCGGTCCTGGGCCTGTTCGCCCTCGCCGTCGTCGCCTTCGTCGTCTTCCTGGTCGTCCAGGCCCGCTCGCCGCACGCGATGCTCGACCTGTCCCTGTTCCGCAGCCGCTCGTTCACCGGGATCATGATCGCGTCGCTGACGGTGAACGTCGCGGCGTTCGCGATGCTCGCCTACACGTCGATCTGGCTGCAGTCCCTGCTCGGCCTGACGCCGCTGGAGGCGGGCCTGACCGGACTGCCGCTGTCCGTGGCCTCGTTCTTCACCTCGCTGGTCGTCGGCCGCTTCCTGCACGGCGTCCGCCCGCAGCTGCTGATAGGCGTGGGCATGGTGCTGATCGGCGCCGGCGCGCTGGCCGAGAGCCTGCTGATCGGCGCGGGCTCCGACTGGACGGCACTGATCGTCGGCTACGCGGTGATCGGCGTCGGGGTCGGCGCCACGCTGCCCACGCTGGGCTCCTCGGCGACCGCGGCGGTGGGCTGGCAGCGGGCGGGCATGGCCGCGGGCGCGACCAACAGCGCGCGCCAGCTGGGCCACGCCATCGGCATCGCCGTCCTCGGCAGCGTCTTCGCGTCCTCGTCGGCCGCGTGGCTCACCGACCACCACGTCCGGGGCGGCGCCGCCCTCGGCCGGGCCCTCTCCGGGGGCGGCGCGGGCCACGTCCTGGCCGCGACCCCGCCCGCGGGGCGCGCCGAGCTGGCCGACGCCCTGCACGGCGCCGCGGCCCACGCCCTGCGGGCCGGCTTCACCGTCGCCGGGGTGGTGGGCCTGGCCGCCGGACTCCTGGCCCTGCTCCTGATGCGCCCCCAGCGGGTCGCCCCGGCGGTGGAACAACCCCCGGTCCCCGCCCACGCCTGA
- a CDS encoding helix-turn-helix transcriptional regulator translates to MATGSGGEPESSVSLRTFGAVLQALREYHGLTREELGELVGYSKHTIASIELGRRMPDPDFIEAAEAALGNTGAFRRAAEHLEREPGLASWFRRWAMLEQVAITLYTYESRMVPGLLQTERYARVLFTEQLPPLSDSQIEEQWLARAKRQQLLWERPNTAFNFILEEHVFHRGTGGPDVTREVIDHILEVSELRNVEIQIMPTARASHAGLAGPMQLLETPKHKWFAYCEGQRGGILVSDAKEISILHQRYARMRSQALSPEYSRSLLQRMRGNP, encoded by the coding sequence ATGGCTACGGGAAGCGGCGGTGAGCCGGAGTCGTCGGTAAGTCTGCGCACGTTCGGAGCGGTGCTTCAAGCGCTCCGCGAGTATCACGGGCTCACCCGAGAGGAACTTGGGGAACTCGTGGGGTACTCCAAGCACACGATCGCCTCGATCGAGTTGGGCAGGCGTATGCCCGACCCCGACTTCATCGAGGCGGCGGAGGCGGCGCTCGGCAACACGGGCGCCTTCCGACGAGCCGCCGAGCATCTTGAGCGCGAGCCTGGACTGGCTTCCTGGTTCCGCCGCTGGGCGATGCTGGAGCAAGTGGCCATCACGCTCTACACGTACGAGTCCAGGATGGTGCCGGGGCTCTTGCAGACGGAGCGGTATGCGCGGGTGTTGTTCACCGAGCAGCTTCCGCCGCTGAGCGACAGCCAGATCGAAGAGCAGTGGCTCGCCCGCGCCAAGCGCCAGCAGTTGCTGTGGGAGCGCCCGAACACGGCGTTCAACTTCATCCTGGAGGAGCATGTCTTCCATCGGGGCACGGGCGGGCCGGACGTCACCCGGGAAGTCATCGACCACATCCTGGAGGTCAGCGAGCTACGGAACGTCGAGATCCAGATCATGCCGACTGCCCGCGCATCGCACGCCGGTCTCGCCGGTCCCATGCAGTTGCTGGAGACCCCGAAGCACAAGTGGTTCGCCTACTGCGAAGGGCAGCGTGGCGGGATCCTCGTATCGGACGCCAAGGAGATCAGCATCCTTCACCAACGGTATGCCAGGATGCGTTCGCAGGCTCTCTCCCCGGAATACTCACGGAGCCTGTTGCAGCGGATGCGAGGGAACCCATGA
- a CDS encoding MarR family winged helix-turn-helix transcriptional regulator: MAPPHPRRPDQLTMDVVELIAEVVARYHADYDEAAAEHALTGAQAKLLSLLSLGPLPMRKLAQKLKCEPSNVTGIVDRLEARGLAERRPDPADRRIKMAAATEEGLRVARDLREGLHFAREPLAGLSADERATLRDLLRRMLGT, encoded by the coding sequence ATGGCACCACCGCATCCCCGCCGTCCGGACCAGCTGACCATGGACGTCGTCGAACTGATCGCCGAGGTCGTGGCGCGCTACCACGCGGACTACGACGAGGCGGCGGCCGAGCACGCGCTGACCGGCGCGCAGGCCAAGCTCCTCAGCCTGCTGTCCCTCGGGCCGCTGCCCATGCGCAAGCTCGCGCAGAAGCTGAAGTGCGAGCCGTCGAACGTGACGGGGATCGTGGACCGCCTGGAGGCCCGGGGCCTGGCCGAGCGCCGCCCGGACCCCGCCGACCGCCGGATCAAGATGGCCGCGGCCACGGAGGAGGGGCTGCGGGTGGCCCGGGACCTGCGGGAGGGGCTGCACTTCGCGCGGGAGCCGCTGGCGGGGCTGTCGGCGGACGAGCGGGCGACCCTGCGGGATCTGCTGCGGCGCATGCTCGGCACGTAA
- a CDS encoding DUF397 domain-containing protein has product MNWFKSSYSSSGDGDCVEVALNWRKSSYSSASGDNCIEVATTPATIHIRDSKAKQGPQLALTPTTWSAFVAYAGARS; this is encoded by the coding sequence ATGAACTGGTTCAAGAGCAGTTACAGCAGCAGCGGCGACGGCGACTGCGTCGAAGTCGCCCTGAACTGGCGCAAGTCCAGCTACAGCAGCGCGTCCGGCGACAACTGCATCGAAGTCGCCACCACCCCCGCCACCATCCACATCCGCGACTCCAAAGCCAAACAGGGCCCCCAACTCGCCCTCACCCCCACCACCTGGTCGGCGTTCGTCGCCTACGCCGGGGCGCGGAGTTAG
- a CDS encoding helix-turn-helix transcriptional regulator produces the protein MTSRRKHLAERRAARGYSQEEFAEALLVAASTVVRWESGRATPRPHQRPKIAELLGVALPELEALFSDEQPAETAGLSAAPPLLHGDDDDMKRREVLGLLAVTGALVALPDSGETSRGRAASTLLETGDALHRSLWQVYALSDSKQVVFPAVRAQLDVMAKGLTETRTAVDRSRLCRMTADLYQLVGELFFDTNRYTDAAQCYTLAANAAYAGGDHDLWACAMTRHAYVELYARRAHAAQPLLAAALRVARRGDGTLSTRHWIAAVQAQVYAAVGDLDACRRALDEAGKVQGLDGAHSHNGGWLRFDGSRLAEERGACYLQLGRPDLAEEALTAALAQPLSLRRRAAVLSDLAVLGAHRRDVDQVVHYAEQALGLADRSNSGFIGKKLDGLRGRLAPLMSDDRVSTLDHRIAALPRTA, from the coding sequence ATGACGTCGCGGCGTAAGCACTTGGCGGAACGGCGCGCGGCCCGAGGTTACTCGCAGGAGGAATTCGCAGAAGCGCTCTTGGTGGCCGCGTCCACCGTGGTCCGTTGGGAAAGCGGTCGTGCCACCCCGCGTCCCCATCAACGGCCCAAGATCGCAGAGTTGTTGGGAGTGGCCCTCCCCGAGCTGGAAGCCCTTTTCTCCGACGAACAGCCGGCCGAGACAGCCGGGCTCTCCGCCGCTCCCCCCCTCCTCCATGGTGATGATGACGACATGAAGCGCCGCGAAGTCCTGGGTCTGCTCGCCGTCACGGGTGCGCTGGTCGCTCTTCCCGATTCCGGTGAGACCTCCCGAGGGCGGGCGGCGTCGACACTCTTGGAGACGGGGGACGCCCTGCATCGCAGCCTCTGGCAGGTCTACGCGCTGTCGGACTCCAAGCAGGTTGTGTTCCCCGCGGTGCGCGCACAACTCGATGTGATGGCGAAGGGACTGACCGAGACCCGTACCGCTGTGGATCGGTCCCGACTGTGTCGGATGACGGCCGACCTCTACCAGCTCGTCGGTGAGCTGTTCTTCGACACCAACCGTTACACCGACGCCGCGCAGTGCTACACGCTGGCCGCCAACGCGGCCTACGCCGGTGGCGACCACGATTTGTGGGCCTGTGCCATGACCCGCCACGCGTACGTCGAGCTGTACGCGCGCCGCGCGCACGCTGCCCAACCCCTGCTCGCGGCGGCGCTCCGCGTTGCTCGGAGGGGCGACGGCACTCTTTCCACCCGGCACTGGATCGCGGCCGTCCAGGCACAGGTGTACGCGGCCGTGGGCGATCTCGACGCGTGCAGAAGGGCTCTGGATGAAGCGGGGAAGGTGCAAGGTCTCGACGGCGCTCACTCCCACAACGGGGGCTGGCTCCGCTTCGACGGCTCCCGCCTGGCCGAGGAGAGAGGGGCCTGCTACCTCCAGCTGGGCCGCCCTGATCTCGCCGAGGAAGCGCTCACCGCGGCCCTTGCCCAGCCTCTGTCCCTGCGTCGCCGCGCCGCTGTTCTGAGCGACCTCGCCGTGCTCGGGGCGCACAGGCGGGACGTCGACCAGGTCGTGCACTACGCGGAGCAAGCACTCGGACTGGCCGACCGGTCGAATTCGGGATTCATCGGCAAGAAGCTGGACGGGCTTCGGGGGCGTCTTGCCCCGCTCATGTCCGATGACCGAGTCTCGACTCTTGATCACCGAATCGCGGCGCTTCCGCGCACCGCATGA
- the tgmA gene encoding putative ATP-grasp-modified RiPP, with product MTTSVALPSPTRPWGAGRLAPYPTVIRRPHATVAIDPSTQLGVFRDRVGQVVEMGKHGTSSGTETSTTTNSDSKNDQGHDQDSNQD from the coding sequence ATGACCACCTCTGTCGCACTTCCCTCCCCCACGAGGCCGTGGGGTGCGGGCCGACTCGCGCCCTACCCGACGGTCATCCGCCGACCCCACGCCACGGTCGCCATCGACCCCTCAACGCAGCTCGGGGTGTTCCGCGACCGCGTCGGGCAGGTGGTCGAGATGGGCAAGCACGGCACCAGCTCCGGTACCGAGACCTCCACGACGACGAACTCGGACTCGAAGAACGACCAAGGGCACGACCAGGACAGCAATCAGGACTGA
- a CDS encoding ATP-binding protein → MTALPVITPTLVQRLSSTPRGARLARRLAVAQLDAWGFAHDSRTTEAVALVVAELAANAVTHGRVPGRDFELRLARDADGIRIEVSDTRSERQPPGPENVTSPSPLAESGRGLLLVDAVARRWEVVDREPPPGKTVRAVVAVPAPFENAFDPASNIHSGA, encoded by the coding sequence ATGACAGCACTCCCGGTCATCACCCCCACACTCGTCCAACGCCTCAGCTCCACCCCCCGCGGCGCACGCCTCGCGCGGCGGCTCGCCGTGGCGCAGTTGGATGCCTGGGGGTTCGCCCATGACAGTCGGACCACCGAGGCCGTCGCCCTGGTCGTCGCCGAACTCGCCGCCAACGCCGTCACCCACGGCCGCGTGCCGGGGCGGGACTTCGAGCTGCGGCTCGCCCGGGACGCGGACGGTATCCGGATCGAGGTGAGCGACACCCGGTCGGAGCGTCAGCCGCCCGGCCCCGAAAACGTGACCTCACCCTCCCCGCTCGCCGAGTCCGGGCGCGGGCTGCTGCTCGTGGACGCGGTGGCGCGGCGGTGGGAGGTGGTGGACCGGGAGCCGCCGCCCGGCAAGACCGTGCGGGCCGTCGTCGCCGTACCGGCGCCTTTCGAGAATGCTTTCGATCCCGCATCGAACATTCACAGCGGTGCCTAG
- a CDS encoding NADP-dependent oxidoreductase produces the protein MKGTAAMTTEINREWHLLSRPVGWPKPEDFALVETPVPTPGEGQILVRNTYLSVDPYMRGRMSAAKSYVDPFELGKVMQGGAVGEVIESRAEGIAAGDHVLHFLGWREYAVLDARHAVKVDPEAAPLSAYLGVLGMTGLTAYAGLLRTASFKEGDIVFVSGAAGAVGSQVGQIAKLKGASRVIGSAGSDEKVRLLVEEYGFDAAFNYKNGPVSKQLREAAPDGIDVYFDNVGGDHLEAAIGSLREGGRIAVCGMISVYNDTEPAPGPRNLARLIQTRGRIEGFLVNDHRDLQPQFVREVGPWVASGRLKHRETVVDGIENTVEAFLGLLRGDNTGKMVVKP, from the coding sequence ATGAAAGGCACCGCCGCGATGACGACCGAGATCAACCGCGAATGGCACCTGCTCAGCCGCCCCGTCGGCTGGCCGAAGCCCGAGGACTTCGCGCTCGTGGAGACGCCCGTCCCGACCCCGGGCGAGGGCCAGATCCTGGTACGGAACACGTACCTCTCCGTGGACCCGTACATGCGGGGCCGGATGAGTGCCGCGAAGTCGTACGTAGACCCGTTCGAGCTGGGCAAGGTCATGCAGGGCGGCGCGGTCGGCGAGGTGATCGAGTCCCGCGCCGAGGGGATCGCCGCCGGCGACCATGTGCTGCACTTCCTCGGCTGGCGCGAGTACGCCGTGCTGGACGCGCGGCACGCCGTCAAGGTCGACCCGGAGGCGGCGCCCCTGTCGGCGTACCTCGGCGTGCTCGGCATGACCGGCCTGACCGCGTACGCGGGCCTGCTGCGCACCGCCTCCTTCAAGGAGGGCGACATCGTGTTCGTGTCCGGCGCCGCGGGGGCCGTCGGCAGCCAGGTGGGGCAGATCGCGAAGCTCAAGGGGGCCTCGCGGGTGATCGGCTCGGCCGGGTCGGACGAGAAGGTGCGGCTGCTGGTGGAGGAGTACGGCTTCGACGCGGCCTTCAACTACAAGAACGGCCCGGTGTCGAAGCAGCTGCGCGAGGCCGCGCCCGACGGGATCGACGTGTACTTCGACAACGTCGGCGGGGACCACCTGGAGGCGGCGATCGGCTCGCTGCGGGAGGGCGGCCGGATCGCCGTCTGCGGCATGATCTCGGTCTACAACGACACCGAGCCCGCGCCCGGCCCGCGCAACCTGGCGCGGCTGATCCAGACGCGGGGCCGGATCGAGGGCTTCCTCGTCAACGACCACCGCGATCTCCAGCCGCAGTTCGTGCGGGAGGTCGGGCCGTGGGTGGCCTCGGGGCGGCTGAAGCACCGCGAGACCGTGGTGGACGGCATCGAGAACACCGTGGAGGCGTTCCTGGGACTGCTGCGCGGTGACAACACGGGGAAGATGGTCGTCAAGCCGTAG